A stretch of the Photobacterium sp. CCB-ST2H9 genome encodes the following:
- the hutU gene encoding urocanate hydratase, with amino-acid sequence MTQHNSRLDTTRTIKAPTGTTLNAKSWLTEAPLRMLMNNLHPDVAEHPHSLVVYGGIGRAARNWECYDKIVEVLKRLEDDETLLVQSGKPVGVFKTHSNAPRVLIANSNIVPHWANWEHFNELDKKGLMMYGQMTAGSWIYIGSQGIVQGTYETFVAMARQHFNGDASGRWILTGGLGGMGGAQPLAATMAGFSMVAVECDESRIDYRLRTGYVDCKATTLDEALAIIEEAKQTGKPVSVGLLGNAADVFPELVKRGIVPDCTTDQTSAHDPLNGYLPQGWTMAHAAEMRQKDEAAVVKAAKQSMAVQVQAMLDLQKAGSATVDYGNNIRQMALEEGVENAFDFPGFVPAYIRPLFCEGVGPFRWAALSGDPEDIYKTDQKVKELIPDNPHLHNWLDMARERIQFQGLPARICWVGLKDRARLGLAFNEMVRNGELKAPIVIGRDHLDSGSVSSPNRETEGMMDGSDTVSDWPLLNALLNTASGATWVSLHHGGGVGMGFSQHSGMVIVCDGTDEAEERIRRVLRNDPGTGVMRHADAGYDIAINCAKEQGLDLPMITDK; translated from the coding sequence ATGACACAACATAATTCACGACTGGATACCACCCGTACCATCAAGGCGCCAACCGGCACGACGCTGAATGCCAAGTCATGGCTGACAGAAGCTCCACTGCGCATGCTGATGAACAACCTGCATCCGGATGTCGCTGAACACCCGCATTCACTGGTGGTTTACGGTGGTATTGGCCGTGCAGCCCGTAACTGGGAATGTTATGACAAAATTGTTGAAGTTCTGAAGCGTCTGGAAGACGACGAAACGCTGCTGGTTCAGTCCGGTAAACCTGTGGGTGTGTTCAAAACACATAGCAACGCACCACGTGTCCTGATCGCAAACTCGAACATCGTGCCACACTGGGCAAACTGGGAGCACTTCAACGAGCTGGATAAAAAAGGCCTGATGATGTACGGCCAGATGACTGCGGGCAGCTGGATCTACATCGGCTCTCAGGGCATCGTGCAGGGCACTTACGAAACTTTCGTTGCGATGGCACGCCAGCACTTTAACGGTGATGCTTCCGGTCGCTGGATCCTGACCGGTGGTCTGGGCGGTATGGGTGGCGCTCAGCCGCTGGCAGCAACCATGGCAGGTTTCTCTATGGTTGCCGTCGAGTGTGACGAATCCCGTATCGATTACCGCCTGCGTACCGGTTATGTCGACTGTAAAGCAACGACGCTGGATGAAGCACTGGCAATTATTGAAGAAGCAAAACAAACCGGTAAGCCTGTGTCTGTTGGCCTGCTGGGCAATGCCGCTGACGTTTTCCCTGAGCTGGTGAAACGCGGTATCGTACCAGACTGTACGACAGACCAAACCTCTGCCCACGATCCGCTGAATGGTTACCTGCCACAAGGCTGGACCATGGCACACGCGGCAGAAATGCGCCAGAAAGACGAAGCTGCCGTTGTGAAAGCAGCCAAACAATCCATGGCGGTTCAGGTTCAGGCGATGCTGGACTTACAAAAAGCAGGTTCTGCAACCGTCGACTACGGTAACAACATCCGTCAGATGGCGCTGGAAGAAGGCGTTGAAAACGCATTTGATTTCCCTGGATTTGTACCGGCTTACATCCGTCCGCTGTTCTGTGAAGGTGTTGGTCCGTTCCGTTGGGCTGCCCTGTCCGGCGACCCGGAAGACATCTACAAAACCGATCAGAAAGTCAAAGAGCTGATCCCGGATAACCCGCACCTGCACAACTGGCTGGACATGGCGCGCGAGCGTATCCAGTTCCAGGGACTGCCGGCGCGTATCTGCTGGGTCGGCCTGAAAGACCGTGCCCGTCTGGGTCTGGCATTCAACGAAATGGTCCGTAACGGCGAGCTGAAAGCCCCGATCGTAATTGGCCGTGACCACCTGGATTCAGGTTCTGTTTCCAGCCCGAACCGCGAAACTGAAGGAATGATGGACGGTTCAGACACCGTATCCGACTGGCCGCTGCTGAATGCCCTGCTGAACACCGCTTCCGGTGCAACCTGGGTATCTCTGCACCATGGTGGTGGTGTGGGTATGGGCTTCTCCCAGCATTCAGGTATGGTGATCGTCTGTGACGGTACCGACGAAGCTGAAGAGCGTATCCGCCGCGTTCTGCGCAACGACCCGGGTACAGGTGTGATGCGTCACGCAGACGCTGGCTACGACATTGCGATCAACTGTGCCAAAGAGCAGGGCCTGGATCTGCCAATGATCACTGACAAATAA
- the hutG gene encoding formimidoylglutamase translates to MPIDMSVWQGRSDPEDGNKGLRWHEKVQPADNANDSGIMLLGFACDEGVSRNKGRTGAYDAPVAIRRALANLAWHHEGPVYDGGNISCDDSNLELAQHRLSEDVSRALRQKHKVIVFGGGHEVAWGSFQGIGNYLLQKQHVATEGNDEAPRIGIINFDAHFDLRNPPGGQQSQKGSSGTPFHQAARFCEVHNWPFKYACLGLARTSNTEALYEKADRLGVFYKDDHELNYQKIEQTLVELQRFIDQCDYLYLTIDLDVFPASVAPGVSAPAARGVPFDIVEMLLEPILKARTPKGESKILVADLAEYNPRFDIDNQTARLAARLAWTIARAIR, encoded by the coding sequence ATGCCGATTGATATGAGTGTCTGGCAAGGCCGCAGTGATCCTGAAGACGGCAACAAAGGTCTGCGCTGGCACGAAAAAGTCCAGCCTGCCGACAACGCAAATGACAGCGGCATCATGCTGCTGGGCTTTGCCTGCGATGAAGGGGTATCCCGCAACAAGGGCCGTACCGGCGCCTATGATGCCCCGGTTGCCATTCGCCGTGCGCTGGCCAATCTGGCCTGGCACCACGAAGGCCCGGTGTATGACGGTGGCAACATCAGTTGCGACGACAGCAATCTGGAACTGGCACAACATCGCCTGTCCGAAGATGTCAGCCGTGCCCTGCGTCAGAAGCACAAAGTAATTGTGTTTGGCGGCGGCCATGAAGTGGCCTGGGGATCGTTTCAGGGCATCGGTAACTACCTGCTGCAAAAACAGCATGTTGCGACAGAAGGTAACGACGAAGCACCACGCATTGGCATCATTAACTTCGATGCCCACTTTGACCTGCGCAACCCGCCGGGTGGTCAGCAGTCCCAAAAAGGCAGCTCTGGCACACCTTTTCATCAGGCGGCCCGCTTTTGTGAAGTGCATAACTGGCCGTTCAAATACGCTTGTCTGGGCCTGGCACGGACCAGCAATACAGAAGCGCTCTATGAAAAAGCAGACCGGCTGGGCGTGTTTTACAAAGATGACCATGAACTGAACTATCAGAAGATTGAACAGACACTGGTCGAACTGCAGCGTTTCATTGATCAGTGTGACTACCTCTATCTGACCATTGATCTGGATGTGTTCCCTGCCTCAGTGGCACCGGGCGTCAGCGCCCCGGCCGCCCGCGGCGTGCCGTTCGACATCGTAGAAATGCTGCTCGAACCGATTTTAAAAGCCAGAACCCCGAAAGGTGAATCGAAGATCCTGGTCGCGGATCTGGCTGAGTACAACCCTCGATTTGATATTGATAATCAAACTGCACGGTTAGCTGCACGGCTGGCCTGGACTATCGCCCGCGCGATTCGTTAA
- the hutI gene encoding imidazolonepropionase, with the protein MERILTNLKLVTMAPEHGYQVIDNAMVIIRQGKISYAGSYQADQLNYAERQAEIIDCRQALVTPGFIDCHTHLVFAGNRANEFEQRLNGVPYEDIAKAGGGILSTVRATREATEDELFDSAMERLAGLKRDGVTTVEIKSGYGLTSEDELKMLRVARRIGEQADIKVSTTLLAAHALPPEFAGRSDAYIDLVCDEIIPAAAQENLADAVDVFCEGIGFSPAQCERVFNAAIKHGLMIKGHTEQLSNLGGSALAAEMGAKSVDHIEYLDEAGVEALAKHNTVATLLPGAFYFLRETQQPPVALLREKGVPMAISTDFNPGTSPIASLKTMMNMACTFFRLTPEECLRGVTANAAQALGRSETCGQIREGMAADLALWRVGSPAELSYRMGVPDLIARVVDGEFFYQPENQ; encoded by the coding sequence ATGGAACGCATTCTGACCAATCTCAAACTTGTCACGATGGCACCGGAACACGGTTATCAGGTCATTGATAACGCGATGGTGATCATTCGTCAGGGCAAGATCAGCTATGCGGGATCATATCAGGCGGACCAGCTCAACTATGCAGAGCGTCAGGCTGAGATTATCGATTGCCGGCAAGCACTGGTCACACCGGGATTCATCGACTGCCACACGCATCTTGTCTTTGCAGGCAATCGTGCCAATGAATTCGAACAGCGTCTGAACGGCGTGCCTTATGAAGACATTGCCAAAGCCGGCGGCGGTATTTTGTCTACCGTACGGGCCACCCGGGAAGCAACCGAAGACGAGTTGTTCGACTCAGCCATGGAACGTCTGGCTGGCCTGAAACGTGACGGTGTCACTACAGTGGAAATCAAATCCGGCTATGGCCTGACCTCAGAAGATGAACTGAAGATGCTGCGTGTTGCCCGTCGTATCGGTGAACAGGCAGATATCAAAGTCTCCACCACCCTGCTGGCGGCCCATGCACTGCCACCAGAATTCGCAGGCCGCAGTGATGCTTACATTGACTTAGTGTGCGATGAAATCATTCCGGCTGCAGCGCAGGAGAATCTGGCTGATGCAGTCGATGTGTTCTGCGAAGGCATCGGGTTCTCCCCTGCGCAATGCGAACGTGTTTTCAATGCTGCAATCAAACACGGCCTGATGATCAAAGGCCACACCGAGCAGCTGTCGAATCTGGGCGGGAGTGCATTAGCCGCCGAAATGGGCGCCAAGTCAGTCGACCATATTGAATATCTGGATGAAGCGGGTGTGGAAGCACTGGCGAAACACAACACGGTCGCGACGCTTCTGCCGGGTGCCTTCTATTTCCTGCGTGAAACCCAGCAGCCGCCTGTCGCGTTGTTAAGGGAAAAAGGTGTGCCGATGGCAATTTCCACCGATTTCAATCCGGGGACGTCTCCGATTGCTTCCCTGAAAACCATGATGAACATGGCCTGTACCTTCTTCCGTCTGACCCCTGAAGAATGTCTGCGGGGCGTAACCGCCAATGCGGCACAGGCACTGGGACGGAGTGAAACATGCGGGCAAATCCGCGAAGGCATGGCTGCTGATCTGGCACTGTGGCGCGTCGGTTCTCCTGCAGAACTGTCTTATCGCATGGGCGTACCGGATTTGATTGCCCGTGTCGTTGACGGCGAATTCTTTTATCAACCTGAAAATCAGTAA
- the hutH gene encoding histidine ammonia-lyase → MYQLEIIPGKLNLKQLREVSRNPVKLSLHDSALAGMKASTEAVEKIIREDRVVYGINTGFGLLANTRIAVEDLETLQRSIVLSHAAGIGEFMDDATVRLMMVLKINSLSRGFSGIRPEVVNALITLVNAEVYPCIPKKGSVGASGDLAPLAHMSTVLLGEGQARYHGEIISGAQALKAAGLEPIVLAPKEGLALLNGTQASTAFALEGLFAAEDLFSAATVCGAMSVDAALGSRRPFDPRIHSVRGHRSQMDAAAAYRHMLDHRSEIGDSHVDCEKVQDPYSLRCQPQVMGACLQQIRQAAEVLLVESNAVSDNPLVFAEDDDIISGGNFHAEPVAMAADNLALAIAEIGSLSERRMALLIDSALSKLPPFLVDNGGVNSGFMIAQVTSAALASENKTLAHPASVDSLPTSANQEDHVSMATFAGRRLADMAENTRGILAVELLAAAQGLDFRSPRKSSGRIEEAKDRLRERVSFYDKDRYFAPDIEKANALLLEASYNNLMPEALLPSV, encoded by the coding sequence ATGTATCAATTAGAAATCATCCCGGGAAAACTGAATCTGAAGCAGCTGCGTGAAGTGAGCCGCAACCCGGTGAAATTGTCTCTGCATGACTCAGCGCTGGCAGGCATGAAAGCCAGCACTGAAGCGGTTGAAAAGATCATTCGTGAAGACCGCGTGGTTTACGGTATCAACACCGGGTTTGGTCTGCTGGCCAACACGCGGATCGCAGTGGAAGATCTGGAAACCCTGCAACGCAGTATCGTCCTGTCACATGCAGCCGGTATTGGCGAATTCATGGATGACGCGACTGTCCGTCTGATGATGGTACTGAAAATCAACAGTCTGTCCCGTGGCTTCTCCGGCATCCGCCCTGAAGTCGTCAATGCCCTGATCACTCTGGTCAACGCTGAAGTGTATCCTTGCATTCCGAAAAAAGGCTCTGTCGGTGCATCCGGTGACCTGGCGCCACTGGCACACATGAGTACTGTTCTGCTTGGCGAAGGTCAGGCACGTTACCATGGTGAGATCATTTCAGGCGCTCAGGCACTCAAAGCTGCGGGTCTGGAGCCGATTGTCCTGGCACCGAAAGAAGGTCTGGCCCTGCTGAACGGTACGCAAGCCTCGACTGCCTTTGCACTGGAAGGTCTGTTTGCCGCAGAGGATCTGTTCTCTGCAGCGACCGTATGCGGCGCAATGTCTGTCGATGCAGCACTGGGCAGCCGTCGTCCGTTTGACCCGCGTATTCACAGCGTTCGTGGTCATCGCAGCCAGATGGATGCCGCCGCAGCCTACCGTCATATGCTGGATCACCGCAGTGAAATCGGTGACTCGCACGTCGACTGTGAGAAAGTGCAGGATCCGTATTCCCTGCGCTGTCAGCCACAGGTGATGGGTGCCTGCCTGCAGCAAATCCGTCAGGCCGCCGAAGTGCTTCTGGTCGAGTCCAACGCGGTTTCTGACAACCCGCTGGTCTTTGCGGAAGATGATGACATTATCTCCGGCGGTAACTTCCATGCAGAACCAGTCGCCATGGCAGCTGATAACCTGGCGCTGGCAATTGCTGAAATCGGCAGCCTGTCTGAGCGACGCATGGCGCTGTTGATTGACAGTGCACTGAGCAAACTGCCACCGTTCCTGGTGGACAATGGCGGCGTGAACTCAGGGTTCATGATTGCTCAGGTGACGTCTGCAGCTCTGGCAAGCGAGAACAAAACCCTCGCCCACCCGGCTTCGGTTGACAGCCTGCCAACCTCGGCAAACCAGGAAGACCACGTCTCAATGGCTACTTTTGCCGGTCGCCGTCTGGCGGACATGGCTGAAAACACCCGCGGTATTCTGGCGGTTGAACTGCTGGCTGCGGCGCAAGGGCTGGATTTCCGTTCACCGAGAAAGAGCTCCGGACGAATCGAAGAAGCCAAAGATCGTCTGCGTGAGCGCGTCAGCTTCTATGATAAAGACCGCTACTTCGCGCCTGATATCGAGAAAGCCAATGCGCTGCTGCTTGAAGCCAGCTATAACAATCTGATGCCTGAAGCACTCCTGCCAAGTGTATAA
- a CDS encoding fructosamine kinase family protein: MWQAISDQLSDVLEHPFTIRERDTLPGGDVNDCYCISDGDQRYFIKLNDKEHLPVFEAEAESLRLLNETGFVTVPVSRYMGVSRDKAFLVLDFMPMKSMDTEAAHTLGQQLAHLHQWGEQPEYGFDMDNFIGLTPQPNQWRRKWCRFFAEQRIAWQLQLCEEKGMEFGNIDVITGNVIEILSARQPKPSLLHGDLWHGNTALSVDGPVIFDPASYWGDRECDIAMTELFGGFPESFYNGYQSVFPLDEGYSQRRDLYNLYHLLNHCNLFGGEYLDQAEHCIRKLDLNSR; encoded by the coding sequence ATGTGGCAAGCGATTTCCGATCAGCTTTCAGACGTACTCGAACACCCCTTTACAATCCGAGAGCGGGATACCCTCCCCGGCGGGGATGTGAACGACTGCTACTGCATCAGCGACGGGGACCAGAGGTACTTCATTAAACTCAACGACAAAGAACACCTGCCCGTCTTTGAGGCCGAAGCAGAAAGTCTCCGCCTGTTAAATGAAACCGGTTTTGTCACCGTCCCTGTCAGCCGGTATATGGGGGTCAGCCGGGACAAGGCTTTTCTGGTGCTGGATTTCATGCCCATGAAAAGTATGGATACCGAAGCTGCACATACTCTGGGGCAGCAACTGGCGCATTTACATCAATGGGGGGAACAGCCTGAATATGGCTTCGATATGGACAATTTTATTGGTCTGACCCCTCAGCCCAACCAATGGCGGCGAAAATGGTGCCGTTTCTTTGCCGAACAACGCATTGCCTGGCAGCTTCAGCTCTGTGAAGAAAAAGGCATGGAGTTCGGCAATATTGATGTCATCACCGGAAATGTGATTGAAATCCTGTCCGCCCGCCAGCCCAAACCTTCCCTGCTGCACGGCGATTTATGGCATGGCAATACTGCCCTGAGTGTCGACGGCCCGGTCATTTTCGATCCGGCCAGTTACTGGGGAGACCGGGAATGCGACATTGCCATGACAGAGCTTTTCGGTGGCTTTCCTGAAAGCTTTTACAATGGCTATCAGTCGGTCTTTCCGCTGGATGAAGGCTACAGCCAGAGACGGGATTTATACAACCTCTACCATCTGCTGAACCACTGCAACCTCTTCGGTGGTGAATACTTAGATCAGGCCGAACACTGTATCCGTAAACTGGACCTGAACAGCAGGTAA